One window of Candidatus Neomarinimicrobiota bacterium genomic DNA carries:
- a CDS encoding MFS transporter: protein MNLRTVLTVTFLGHLLNHSLTLIYPVVMIQLLELFPGTSLTTLGLLGTGHYLLYGLGAFPAGWLTDRFGARTLLLTYLVGSGFAVAILVLSTGLVQLAVGLALLGLSCSLYHPAGLTLISHSSPRLSRHLGLHGIAGSFGLALGPLGGGALAGWLGWQAPYVLFGSLAVLTGIYLWRATDSGRQQAPAPESQAARPTRIGPLISVYIIGIFMGLARQGTLSFLPLHFSQHFSGRLAPVMVGGLLTALVLASGILGQLLGGLLGDRFDRNRILLFVVALNIPLLYLMSTLTPYPMLGVAILWSVVNFSYQPVANALVSDYSDPRRRGTLFGVFIGLSFGVGSLASTLAGTIADRWDTAAIFLVMGLLLLPAVLAGLFLRRQAAGEGS, encoded by the coding sequence ATGAACCTGCGTACCGTCCTCACCGTCACGTTCCTGGGACACCTGCTCAACCACAGTCTCACCCTGATCTATCCGGTGGTCATGATCCAGCTGCTCGAGCTATTTCCCGGGACCTCCCTCACCACCCTGGGGCTGCTGGGCACCGGCCATTACTTGCTCTACGGCCTGGGGGCGTTTCCCGCCGGTTGGCTGACGGACCGGTTCGGTGCCCGCACACTACTGCTCACCTACCTGGTGGGCTCGGGGTTCGCCGTGGCTATCCTGGTGCTGTCGACGGGCCTGGTGCAGCTGGCCGTGGGTCTGGCCTTGCTGGGGCTGTCCTGCAGCCTGTATCACCCGGCAGGCCTCACGCTCATCAGCCACAGCTCACCCCGCCTCAGCCGCCACCTGGGCCTCCACGGCATAGCCGGGAGTTTTGGGCTGGCGCTGGGGCCGCTGGGGGGCGGGGCACTGGCGGGCTGGCTGGGCTGGCAGGCGCCCTACGTGCTGTTCGGTAGCTTGGCCGTGCTGACGGGAATCTATCTGTGGCGGGCAACAGATAGCGGCCGGCAGCAGGCCCCAGCGCCAGAATCGCAGGCCGCCAGACCTACGCGCATAGGGCCACTAATCAGTGTCTATATCATCGGCATATTCATGGGGCTGGCGCGCCAGGGGACGCTCAGCTTCCTGCCGCTGCATTTTTCACAGCATTTCTCCGGCCGCCTGGCACCGGTCATGGTGGGGGGCTTGCTCACCGCCCTGGTGCTGGCCAGCGGCATCCTGGGGCAGCTCCTGGGGGGTCTGCTGGGCGACCGCTTTGACCGCAACCGCATTCTACTGTTCGTGGTGGCCTTGAATATCCCGCTGCTCTACCTGATGTCCACCCTCACCCCTTATCCCATGCTGGGGGTGGCTATTTTGTGGAGTGTGGTGAACTTTTCCTACCAGCCGGTGGCCAACGCGCTGGTTTCCGACTATTCCGACCCCCGGCGGAGAGGCACTCTTTTCGGCGTTTTCATTGGACTCTCATTTGGCGTGGGTTCCCTGGCCTCAACACTGGCCGGCACCATCGCCGACCGCTGGGACACGGCGGCCATATTCCTGGTCATGGGCCTGCTGCTGCTGCCGGCGGTATTGGCGGGCTTGTTCCTGAGGCGGCAGGCGGCGGGGGAAGGCTCCTGA